A genomic region of Gossypium hirsutum isolate 1008001.06 chromosome D01, Gossypium_hirsutum_v2.1, whole genome shotgun sequence contains the following coding sequences:
- the LOC107921716 gene encoding vacuolar cation/proton exchanger 5 yields the protein MMDYKLQILRVKSNFEEMESADETGIHVVDDIDDPEIREVDAQQRRIQAFSVGLEGAGDRKTIGTVIYKSIYTVILSKKFNLLIPFGPLAIFVQKKTNQNGWVFILGLLGIMPLAERLGYTTEQLAFYSGPTLGGLLNATFGNATELIISIYALRTGRIRVVQLSLLGSLLSNLLFVLGIAFFSGGIVRKEQVFNKATAVVDSGLLLMAVMGLLFPASLHSTGTEVHLGVSELALSRVSSCVLLLAYVASIIFQLKNIKHLEGNQHGEILYSDDQDQDQDEEGEAAPEISKWESVIWLGITAAAISILSGYLVDAIEGTSLAWGVPVAFISVILLPIGGNTAAVTTSVMFAMKDKLDVSLGVAIGSSTQISMFIIPFCVVVGWIFGRPLDLNFQLFETATLFMTVLFVAFMMQEGTSNYFKGLMLLFCYVLVAASYFVHEDPSS from the exons ATGATGGATTACAAGCTGCAAATATTAAGGGTGAAGTCCAATTTTGAA GAGATGGAATCAGCAGATGAAACAGGAATTCATGTGGTTGATGACATTGACGATCCAGAAATAAGAGAAGTTGACGCACAACAGCGACGAATACAAGCATTTTCTGTTGGTTTGGAGGGAGCAGGTGATAGGAAAACTATAGGGACTGTCATATATAAGAGTATATACACTGTTATTTTATCGAAGAAGTTCAACTTGCTAATTCCCTTTGGACCTCTAGCAATCTTTGTCCAGAAAAAGACGAATCAAAAC GGTTGGGTCTTTATCCTTGGCTTATTGGGTATAATGCCGTTGGCTGAGCGGTTGGGCTATACTACAGA GCAGTTGGCATTTTACAGTGGACCTACAC TTGGGGGACTTCTGAATGCTACATTTGGGAATGCGACAGAACTTATTATATCGATTTATGCGCTACGAACAGGAAGGATTCGTGTAGTTCAGCTGTCATTGCTTGGCTCACTTTTGTCCAACTTGTTGTTCGTTCTGGGGATTGCATTCTTCTCCGGTGGAATTGTTAGAAAGGAGCAGGTTTTCAACAAG GCAACTGCTGTTGTGGATTCTGGACTGCTGTTGATGGCAGTGATGGGGCTACTATTCCCAGCATCCCTACACAGCACAGGCACTGAAGTGCACTTAGGGGTATCAGAGTTGGCTCTTTCAAGAGTTAGCAGTTGTGTCCTGCTTCTAGCCTATGTTGCCTCTATCATTTTCCAGTTAAAGAATATAAAACATCTG GAAGGAAATCAGCATGGAGAGATCTTATATTCTGATGACCAAGACCAAGACCAAGACGAAGAAGGAGAAGCAGCTCCTGAAATTTCTAAATGGGAATCAGTGATCTGGCTTGGAATTACAGCAGCTGCAATATCTATCCTTTCGGGCTATCTGGTTGATGCCATTGAG GGAACATCTCTTGCATGGGGTGTACCAGTTGCTTTCATTAGTGTTATCTTGCTTCCAATAGGAGGAAACACAGCAGCAGTTACTACTTCAGTCATGTTTGCCATGAAAGACAAACTT GATGTGTCCTTGGGAGTGGCAATAGGGTCATCAACTCAGATTTCTATGTTTATA ATTCCCTTCTGTGTGGTAGTTGGATGGATATTTGGGCGACCTCTGGACTTGAACTTTCAACTTTTCGAGACAGCAACTCTGTTCATGACTGTTCTATTTGTAGCTTTCATGATGCAG GAAGGAACTTCTAATTACTTCAAAGGTCTAATGCTTCTTTTCTGCTATGTCTTAGTGGCTGCAAGCTATTTTGTACATGAAGACCCTTCCTCCTG A